A window from Drosophila kikkawai strain 14028-0561.14 chromosome 2L, DkikHiC1v2, whole genome shotgun sequence encodes these proteins:
- the LOC108076888 gene encoding streptococcal hemagglutinin, translating into MDTKSNDDSAGSDSLDKSMQIKCVMVETTGSTVDAVDASPEREALNNCSRDSAAETGSQVGKAKAAKGAAGTGATAGKQEDQKTDAGPGARGEGDSPESSQSPGARPASNSSSTVCTAFETKVKLISQNLKETTLAETSAGAASAAPASTPAAVSVSASTSASSSSSLLEPQALNNSSTDESTSSSSGRVKKVRFHPDVKENDGGNWVKKKRRAAQTKRAASSSAGASSDAMDLDGEADDAECDDDQEEEEPEEEFDLAKTIAEAEDYLKQHPLTFVRRIEQNGERPQDGLLSIEDMPDHNTDYEEEVVPGNRDDDFYRHVKPENGIERVLGKETKAGKVEFLLRYENQGGLFWKSEEFIKRTCPTLLKAYEKNRERRQQRLMHHVAKRQSLRQRYTDF; encoded by the exons ATGGATACCAAGTCCAACGATGACTCGGCTGGCAGTGATTCGCTAGACAAATCTATGCAAATAAAGTGTGTGATGGTGGAGACAACGGGCTCCACCGTGGACGCAGTTGACGCTTCGCCCGAGCGCGAGGCGCTGAACAACTGCAGCAGGGATTCCGCTGCCGAAACGGGGTCACAGGTGGGCAAGGCAAAGGCAGCCAAGGGCGCAGCCGGAACGGGAGCTACAGCTGGCAAGCAGGAGGACCAAAAGACTGACGCTGGGCCGGGGGCGCGGGGAGAGGGCGACAGTCCGGAAAGTAGCCAGTCCCCCGGCGCTCGTCCGGCCAGCAACTCGTCGTCCACTGTCTGCACTGCCTTCGAGACGAAAGTCAAGCTTATCTCACAGAACCTCAAAGAGACCACGCTGGCAGAGACCTCAGCAGGCGCAGCCTCCGCCGCCCCCGCCTCCACACCAGCAGCAGTATCAGTATCCGCATCCACATCtgcctccagcagcagcagcctacTGGAGCCGCAGGCTCTCAACAATTCCTCCACAGACGAGTCCACCTCGTCGTCGTCAGGCCGCGTGAAAAAGGTGCGCTTTCATCCGGACGTCAAGGAGAACGACGGCGGCAATTGGGTAAAGAAGAAGCGACGCGCCGCACAGACCAAACGGGCAGCCTCGTCGTCCGCCGGCGCCTCGTCTGATGCTATGGATCTCGACGGTGAGGCGGATGATGCCGAATGCGACGATGACCAGGAAGAGGAAGAGCCAGAGGAGGAGTTCGATCTAGCCAAGACAATCGCCGAGGCGGAGGACTACCTGAAGCAGCATCCGCTGACGTTCGTAAGGCGCATTGAGCAGAACGGCGAACGACCGCAGGACGGACTCCTCAGCATCGAGGACATGCCGGATCATAACACCGACTACGAAGAGGAGGTGGTGCCGGGGAACCGGGATGACGACTTTTACAGACACGTCAAGCCGGAGAATGGCATTGAGCGTGTTCTGGGCAAGGAGACAAAGGCGGGAAAG GTGGAATTCCTTTTGCGCTACGAAAACCAGGGCGGACTTTTTTGGAAATCGGAGGAGTTCATCAAGCGCACGTGTCCCACCCTGCTGAAGGCCTACGAAAAGAATCGCGAGCGCCGTCAACAGCGTTTG ATGCATCACGTGGCCAAAAGGCAAAGTTTGCGACAGCGATACACGGATTTTTAG